A genomic window from Paenibacillus antri includes:
- a CDS encoding ABC transporter ATP-binding protein, translating to MLETVDLRKTYKTNVAVDNVNLYLDAGESVGLLGPNGAGKSTTISMISTLLRPTSGDVKLDGRSVVQDPKHIRGVLGVVPQEIALYEELSALENLQFFGRIYGLRGKALDLAVEESLELVGLSERKKERIKTYSGGMKRRINIAAALLHQPKIVIMDEPTVGIDPQSRNYILETVRLLNREKRMTVLYTSHYMEEVEQLCDRVYIMDHGKVIASGRKDELKSILSSEDTIFLQLEEPCPALAEELRSAEGIRQVAEADQGLKLIVPKQSKLLGRLFQAAEKHGAQIVNLNVQKPSLEDVFLHLTGRKLRD from the coding sequence ATGCTGGAAACGGTCGATCTGCGCAAAACTTATAAAACCAATGTCGCGGTAGACAATGTCAATCTATATCTCGACGCGGGCGAGTCGGTCGGTCTGCTCGGTCCGAACGGGGCCGGAAAATCGACGACGATCTCGATGATCTCCACCTTGCTGCGCCCGACGTCGGGAGACGTGAAGCTGGACGGGCGGAGCGTGGTCCAAGATCCGAAGCACATTCGAGGCGTCCTCGGCGTCGTGCCGCAGGAGATCGCCCTATACGAGGAACTGAGCGCGCTCGAAAATTTGCAGTTTTTCGGACGAATCTACGGGTTGCGAGGCAAGGCGCTCGACCTCGCCGTAGAAGAATCGCTGGAGCTGGTGGGCCTCAGCGAGCGCAAGAAGGAGCGCATCAAGACGTATTCGGGCGGGATGAAGCGCCGGATTAACATCGCCGCCGCTCTCTTGCATCAGCCGAAGATCGTTATCATGGACGAACCGACGGTCGGCATCGACCCGCAGTCGCGGAATTACATCTTGGAGACGGTGCGGCTGCTCAATCGGGAGAAGCGGATGACGGTGCTCTACACGAGCCATTACATGGAAGAAGTGGAGCAGCTGTGCGACCGCGTGTACATTATGGACCACGGCAAGGTGATCGCTTCCGGACGCAAAGACGAGCTGAAGAGCATCTTGTCTTCGGAGGACACCATCTTCCTGCAACTGGAGGAGCCGTGCCCCGCGCTGGCGGAGGAGCTGCGGAGCGCCGAAGGCATTCGGCAGGTCGCGGAGGCGGACCAAGGGCTGAAGCTGATCGTGCCGAAGCAAAGCAAGCTGCTGGGCCGCCTGTTCCAGGCGGCGGAGAAGCACGGCGCGCAGATCGTGAACTTGAACGTGCAGAAGCCGAGCCTCGAAGACGTGTTCTTGCATCTGACCGGACGTAAATTGAGAGATTAG
- a CDS encoding response regulator gives MIRILIAEDQTLVRHGLKMMIETDPELRVTGEASNGREAVAQCERQAFDLVVLDIRMPEMDGLEAARHIVSRWPDRKVMMLTTFNDDEYALEALKIGASGYMLKDADPAALIRSIRSCLSGGLSLEEHVAAKVMPRLLGKTETKPVDPSLTPRELDIIRRVGEGRSNKEIAEELALSVGTVKNHISLVLDKLELRDRTQLAIYAIRHDLI, from the coding sequence ATGATTCGGATTTTGATCGCGGAAGACCAGACGTTAGTGCGCCACGGCTTGAAAATGATGATCGAAACCGATCCCGAGCTTCGGGTCACCGGCGAGGCGTCGAACGGCCGAGAGGCGGTCGCGCAATGCGAACGCCAAGCGTTCGACCTCGTCGTGCTGGACATTCGGATGCCGGAGATGGACGGCTTGGAGGCGGCCCGGCATATCGTATCCCGTTGGCCGGACCGCAAGGTGATGATGCTCACGACGTTCAACGACGACGAATACGCGCTCGAAGCGCTCAAGATCGGGGCGAGCGGGTACATGTTGAAGGACGCCGATCCGGCGGCGCTCATCCGATCGATCCGAAGCTGCTTGTCGGGCGGCTTGTCGCTGGAGGAGCATGTGGCGGCCAAGGTCATGCCCCGCCTGTTGGGGAAGACGGAGACGAAGCCGGTCGATCCGTCTTTGACGCCGAGGGAGCTCGACATCATTCGAAGGGTCGGAGAAGGCCGAAGCAATAAGGAGATCGCCGAAGAGCTGGCTCTGTCCGTGGGCACGGTGAAAAACCATATCAGCCTCGTTCTGGATAAGCTGGAGCTGCGGGATCGCACGCAGCTGGCGATTTACGCCATCCGGCATGATTTGATATAA
- a CDS encoding sensor histidine kinase produces MRSYWAWLAWLGAVWAAALLQGGAEAAPRGALGCALFFACYFASPLVFRRPAALFALLTGALLASVAALPGIGAAGALYALLLAAYLAGEAVYRLPGRFAAAFGALAAAGATASAWLDAADSARALPAAFALLFAAAAAAALTLYRRERSANVEGGARFEALLSEYRKLKRQAKSGEDAARAEERTNVARQIHDSVGHKLTSLLMQIEMFRLNAAGEHLAAAEQMKRLAQDSLEETRRAVKTLQEQEQGGLPALLRLIRNLEAESYLQVEFTVRHGALSVPLGNEPSIAVYRAIQEAMTNAMRHGASRKVGILLESPGGRVFRFEVSNDADGGPEQPVREGFGLTAMRERIEKAGGELTLVRAGGQFLVRGTFKLEQGEERGR; encoded by the coding sequence ATGCGCTCGTATTGGGCTTGGTTGGCATGGTTGGGCGCCGTGTGGGCGGCGGCGCTGCTGCAAGGCGGGGCGGAAGCGGCGCCTCGAGGCGCGCTGGGCTGCGCGCTGTTTTTCGCGTGTTATTTCGCGTCGCCGCTCGTCTTTCGCCGGCCGGCGGCGTTGTTCGCGCTGCTCACGGGCGCGCTGCTGGCCTCTGTCGCCGCGCTGCCCGGCATCGGCGCCGCGGGGGCTCTCTACGCGCTGCTCCTCGCGGCGTACTTGGCCGGGGAAGCCGTGTACCGGCTTCCCGGCCGTTTCGCGGCGGCGTTCGGCGCGCTCGCCGCCGCGGGGGCGACGGCGTCGGCTTGGCTCGACGCCGCCGATTCGGCGCGGGCGCTCCCCGCCGCCTTCGCGTTGTTGTTCGCGGCTGCGGCCGCGGCCGCGCTGACGCTGTACCGCCGCGAGCGGTCGGCGAACGTGGAGGGCGGCGCCCGGTTCGAGGCGCTGCTGAGCGAGTACCGCAAGCTCAAGCGGCAAGCGAAGAGCGGCGAAGACGCGGCGCGCGCGGAGGAGCGGACGAACGTCGCCCGGCAGATCCACGATTCGGTCGGGCATAAGCTCACCTCGCTGCTCATGCAGATCGAGATGTTCCGCCTGAACGCGGCCGGCGAGCATCTCGCCGCCGCGGAACAGATGAAGCGGCTCGCGCAGGACAGCCTCGAGGAAACGCGCCGCGCCGTCAAGACGCTGCAGGAGCAGGAGCAAGGCGGCCTTCCGGCGTTGCTGCGCCTGATCCGCAACCTGGAGGCGGAGAGTTATCTGCAGGTCGAATTTACGGTTCGGCACGGCGCGCTCTCCGTTCCGCTCGGGAACGAGCCGTCCATCGCCGTCTACCGCGCGATTCAGGAGGCGATGACGAACGCGATGCGTCACGGCGCGTCGCGCAAGGTCGGCATTCTGCTCGAATCGCCGGGCGGCCGCGTCTTCCGGTTCGAGGTGTCGAACGACGCGGACGGCGGGCCGGAGCAGCCGGTTCGCGAAGGATTCGGACTGACCGCGATGCGGGAGCGGATCGAGAAGGCCGGGGGCGAGCTTACGCTCGTTCGCGCGGGCGGACAATTCCTGGTGCGAGGCACGTTCAAGCTGGAGCAAGGGGAGGAGCGAGGCCGATGA
- a CDS encoding DUF4386 domain-containing protein, translating into MNSDLRASALVAGMSLLGMAIAAGFSYGYVHGNLVIPGDAGATYENIASSAPLFAAALFGWLVVLMLDVVVAWAFYVFLKPIRPRLALLGAWLRLAYAAILGVAIACLFVSSLLASGAVDTSSFPPEQLHALTNLFLEAFDSIWSMGLIVFGAHLWVTGWVSSRSNRIPKLWSILLLIAAVGYAVIHIGNAFLPSSDRIVAALETVFMVPMVAGELGFGLWLLFKGGKLSSAPAQAPPTGGPVA; encoded by the coding sequence ATGAATTCGGATCTGCGGGCTTCCGCGCTCGTCGCAGGGATGTCGCTGCTGGGGATGGCGATCGCGGCCGGCTTCTCGTACGGCTACGTCCATGGAAACCTAGTAATTCCGGGGGATGCCGGAGCGACTTACGAAAATATCGCATCGTCGGCTCCGCTGTTCGCCGCCGCGCTCTTCGGTTGGCTCGTCGTCTTGATGCTCGACGTCGTTGTCGCTTGGGCGTTCTATGTGTTTCTGAAGCCGATTCGGCCCCGTCTCGCCTTGTTGGGAGCTTGGCTTCGTCTCGCGTATGCCGCGATTCTAGGCGTCGCGATCGCGTGCCTGTTCGTGTCGTCGCTCCTCGCGAGCGGCGCCGTCGATACGTCGTCCTTCCCGCCGGAACAGCTTCACGCGCTGACGAATTTGTTCCTGGAAGCTTTCGATTCGATCTGGTCGATGGGATTGATCGTGTTCGGCGCGCATCTGTGGGTGACGGGCTGGGTCTCTTCCCGATCGAACCGCATTCCGAAGCTGTGGAGCATCCTGCTGCTGATCGCCGCCGTCGGTTATGCAGTCATTCACATCGGAAACGCGTTCCTTCCTTCGTCCGATCGAATCGTGGCCGCGCTGGAGACCGTATTTATGGTCCCGATGGTCGCGGGCGAGCTCGGCTTCGGCTTGTGGCTGTTGTTCAAGGGAGGGAAGCTATCGTCCGCCCCGGCGCAGGCGCCGCCTACGGGTGGACCCGTCGCTTGA
- a CDS encoding Crp/Fnr family transcriptional regulator, whose protein sequence is MKEILKTYLTRYTSLDEAAQQAILDDLRVEEYKKGTILLKQGDVPDRCYFVLKGCVRQYTVDEDGRELTSEFYTEEQAIAMFHRHRGDPASEYTYACLEDTAAVVGALDIEQDMYDKHAQLEGMTRRMIEQSFGHMQEEFAAFVASSPEERYMSLLRKRPNLIDRVPQHQLASYLGVTPESLSRIKRRVHP, encoded by the coding sequence ATGAAGGAAATCTTGAAAACGTATTTGACCCGCTACACGAGTCTCGACGAAGCGGCGCAGCAAGCGATCTTAGACGATCTTCGGGTCGAGGAATACAAGAAGGGAACGATCCTTCTGAAACAAGGGGACGTTCCCGACCGTTGTTATTTCGTATTGAAGGGTTGCGTCCGGCAGTATACCGTGGACGAAGACGGAAGAGAGCTCACTTCCGAGTTCTATACCGAAGAGCAAGCGATCGCGATGTTCCACCGCCATCGGGGGGACCCCGCATCCGAGTATACGTATGCGTGTCTGGAAGACACCGCGGCGGTCGTCGGCGCGCTGGACATCGAACAGGACATGTACGATAAACACGCCCAGCTGGAAGGGATGACGCGCCGCATGATCGAACAAAGCTTCGGCCATATGCAAGAGGAATTCGCCGCCTTCGTCGCTTCCAGCCCCGAAGAGCGCTACATGTCGCTGCTGCGGAAGCGGCCGAACTTGATCGACCGCGTTCCCCAACATCAATTGGCGAGCTACTTGGGCGTGACCCCCGAATCGTTGAGCCGGATCAAGCGACGGGTCCACCCGTAG
- a CDS encoding phosphotransferase family protein — protein MSALGAGRTAEVFEHGADKVVKLYLTGFPRDSVEYEHEMSRIVADLGIPAPRALDMVDTEGRHGIVFERAEGSTLLQQMLRHPGERNRFAREFADLHVCIHRCQVDAGRHPSLRVLKAELARNIRNATQLSSDIKTKLLRHTERLPDGNAVCHGDYHPDNVISGERAWVIDWMTGAIGDAAGDVARTLLLFRYGTPPEDLPPDAKEALRRARNEWSEAYLERYLELSGLTLRRIEEWTLPVAAARLTEGIPEEEKAQLLRLIEDATRGPSE, from the coding sequence ATGAGCGCACTTGGCGCGGGAAGAACCGCGGAAGTTTTCGAGCATGGAGCGGACAAGGTCGTGAAGCTGTATCTTACCGGCTTTCCTAGAGATTCCGTCGAATACGAGCATGAGATGAGCCGGATCGTCGCCGACCTAGGCATCCCCGCGCCGAGAGCTCTCGACATGGTCGATACCGAAGGGCGGCACGGCATCGTATTCGAACGGGCGGAAGGCTCGACGCTGCTCCAGCAGATGCTTCGTCATCCCGGCGAACGGAACCGGTTCGCAAGGGAGTTCGCGGATCTGCATGTATGCATTCACCGATGTCAAGTCGATGCCGGAAGGCATCCGTCGCTGCGGGTCCTGAAGGCGGAGCTCGCCCGAAACATCCGCAACGCGACGCAGCTCTCGAGCGATATAAAGACGAAGCTTCTGCGCCATACGGAGCGGCTGCCGGACGGGAACGCGGTCTGCCATGGTGATTATCACCCGGACAATGTCATCTCCGGCGAGCGGGCCTGGGTCATCGATTGGATGACGGGTGCGATCGGAGATGCGGCGGGGGACGTCGCGCGAACGCTGCTCTTATTTCGATACGGAACGCCGCCCGAAGATTTACCGCCCGACGCGAAAGAAGCGCTTCGGCGGGCGAGGAACGAATGGAGCGAAGCTTATCTGGAACGGTACCTCGAGTTATCCGGGTTGACGCTTCGCCGCATCGAGGAATGGACGCTCCCGGTGGCGGCCGCCCGATTGACGGAAGGGATCCCGGAGGAAGAGAAAGCGCAGCTGCTTCGGCTGATCGAAGACGCGACGAGGGGACCGAGCGAATGA
- a CDS encoding stalk domain-containing protein — MGRKSALLLVFLMALTSPTAAAQDDPPAVTVDGEMILFSPPPLLVDGVMLAPVRKLLESIGATVEWDHEAREVVGKKLNRSIRVLPDAEVLIVEGDAEVSLQNQVKILDGTLYSSLRALSAGFGAGVTWDEERRSANVETSLVYVEDEDFNYMMERIIDHREQLQDEYGFVPLSGWSVDGQAEIVFRKYGEHEAQISPEELNEIQGSIFRVAGTAFPLKLHQFVIPEEADIEGVITEIDERTNRILIENPDLTVGDPNHPEAVWISLTDDAVVNYNGDTTRLEVGLRVRAWFAGLMLTSYPGQTGSVKLEVL; from the coding sequence ATGGGACGCAAATCGGCACTGCTGCTAGTTTTCTTAATGGCCTTAACGAGCCCGACCGCCGCGGCGCAAGACGATCCGCCGGCGGTAACGGTCGACGGAGAGATGATCCTGTTTTCGCCGCCGCCCCTTCTAGTGGACGGAGTAATGCTGGCGCCCGTCAGAAAGCTTCTTGAGTCCATAGGCGCAACCGTAGAATGGGATCATGAAGCCAGAGAGGTCGTCGGGAAGAAACTCAATCGAAGCATCAGAGTATTGCCCGACGCCGAGGTTTTGATCGTGGAAGGAGACGCGGAGGTCAGCTTACAAAATCAAGTGAAAATCCTCGACGGGACATTATATTCCTCTCTTAGGGCTTTGTCCGCCGGTTTCGGAGCGGGAGTGACGTGGGACGAGGAGCGTCGAAGCGCAAACGTGGAGACATCGCTCGTATACGTCGAGGATGAAGACTTTAACTACATGATGGAACGAATCATCGATCATAGGGAACAACTGCAAGACGAATATGGTTTCGTTCCTCTCTCCGGATGGAGCGTCGACGGGCAGGCTGAGATCGTATTCCGGAAATACGGCGAACATGAAGCGCAGATAAGTCCGGAAGAACTGAACGAGATTCAGGGCTCGATCTTCCGAGTCGCAGGGACGGCGTTTCCGTTGAAGCTGCATCAGTTCGTAATCCCCGAGGAAGCCGATATCGAAGGGGTTATTACGGAAATCGACGAGCGAACGAATCGGATTCTTATTGAAAACCCGGATTTGACGGTCGGGGACCCGAATCATCCCGAAGCGGTTTGGATTTCGCTGACGGACGATGCCGTCGTGAACTATAATGGAGACACAACGCGTTTGGAAGTCGGACTAAGGGTAAGGGCATGGTTCGCTGGACTGATGCTGACATCGTATCCAGGTCAAACCGGATCGGTGAAGCTGGAAGTATTATAA
- a CDS encoding glycoside hydrolase family 13 protein, translating into MKRIWWKEAVAYQIYPRSFMDSDGDGIGDLRGIVSKLDYVSGLGIDIIWICPVFASPNDDNGYDISDYQDIMAEFGTMEDFDALLAEVHARGMKLILDLVINHTSDEHPWFIESRSSKDNPKRDYYIWADPKDGAEPNNWESIFGGSAWEYDAGTGQYFMHIFSKKQPDLNWENEAVRRDLYAMVNWWLDKGIDGFRVDAISHIKKVPGFPDLPNPKKLPYVPSYEGHMNREGIHEYLGELKRETFAKYDIVTVGEANGVTVDDAELWVGESKGAFDMIFQFEHLGLWGKSAEGGLDLPALKKTLTHWQKGLEGMGWNALFLENHDQPRSVSTWGNDDEYWAASAKALATMYFLMQGTPFIYQGQEIGMTNVRFDSIEDYNDVAIKNLYRLERENGKTHEEIMRVIWKNGRDNSRTPMQWSDAANAGFTSGKPWLKVNPNYEEINVQDAIEDPHSIYHYYKKLIELRKAHAVAVYGTYDLILPEHEFIYAYTRTLGDEKLIVIANLFPVETTFSLPESIRYSHGELLLTNGDVDRAESLRKLSLRPYEARVYRLVE; encoded by the coding sequence ATGAAACGGATATGGTGGAAAGAAGCGGTAGCCTATCAAATTTACCCGAGAAGCTTTATGGACAGCGACGGCGACGGCATCGGCGACCTTCGCGGCATCGTCTCGAAGCTCGATTATGTGTCAGGTCTCGGCATCGACATCATCTGGATTTGCCCGGTGTTCGCTTCGCCTAACGACGATAACGGATACGACATTTCGGATTATCAGGACATTATGGCCGAATTCGGCACGATGGAAGATTTCGACGCGCTGCTCGCCGAAGTGCACGCGCGGGGGATGAAGCTCATCTTGGACCTGGTCATCAACCATACGTCCGACGAGCATCCTTGGTTCATCGAGTCGCGATCGAGCAAGGACAATCCGAAGCGCGATTATTATATATGGGCCGATCCGAAGGACGGCGCCGAGCCGAACAATTGGGAGAGCATCTTCGGGGGCTCGGCGTGGGAGTACGACGCTGGGACGGGGCAGTATTTCATGCACATTTTCTCGAAGAAACAACCGGACCTGAATTGGGAAAACGAAGCCGTGCGCCGCGACCTGTACGCGATGGTGAACTGGTGGCTCGACAAGGGCATCGACGGCTTCCGCGTCGACGCGATCTCGCATATTAAGAAGGTGCCGGGCTTCCCGGACCTGCCGAACCCGAAGAAGCTGCCGTACGTGCCTTCGTACGAAGGGCATATGAATCGGGAAGGCATTCACGAATACTTGGGCGAGCTGAAGCGGGAGACGTTCGCGAAATACGACATCGTCACCGTCGGCGAGGCGAACGGGGTGACCGTCGACGACGCGGAGCTGTGGGTCGGCGAGAGCAAAGGGGCGTTCGATATGATTTTCCAATTCGAGCATCTCGGCCTCTGGGGCAAGAGCGCGGAGGGCGGGCTCGACCTGCCGGCGCTGAAGAAGACGCTCACCCATTGGCAGAAGGGGCTGGAAGGCATGGGCTGGAACGCGTTGTTTCTCGAAAATCACGACCAGCCTCGTTCCGTCTCCACCTGGGGCAACGACGACGAATATTGGGCGGCGTCCGCCAAGGCGCTCGCGACGATGTACTTCCTGATGCAGGGCACGCCGTTCATCTATCAGGGGCAGGAGATCGGCATGACGAACGTGCGGTTCGATTCGATCGAAGACTACAACGACGTCGCGATCAAGAACTTGTACCGGCTCGAGCGGGAGAACGGGAAGACGCACGAAGAGATCATGCGGGTCATCTGGAAGAACGGGCGCGACAACTCCCGCACGCCGATGCAGTGGAGCGATGCGGCGAACGCGGGCTTTACGTCCGGCAAGCCTTGGCTGAAGGTCAATCCGAATTACGAAGAGATTAACGTACAGGACGCGATAGAGGATCCTCATTCGATCTATCATTATTATAAGAAGCTGATCGAGCTGCGGAAGGCGCATGCGGTGGCCGTGTACGGCACATACGATTTGATCCTGCCGGAGCACGAGTTCATCTACGCGTACACGCGCACGCTCGGGGACGAGAAGTTGATCGTCATCGCGAATCTGTTTCCGGTCGAGACGACGTTCTCGCTGCCGGAGTCGATCCGTTACAGCCACGGCGAGCTGCTGCTGACGAACGGAGACGTCGACCGGGCGGAATCGCTGCGGAAGCTGTCGCTCCGCCCATACGAGGCGCGCGTGTATCGACTGGTCGAATAG
- a CDS encoding carbohydrate ABC transporter permease yields MPVRKMSSASLTLLPLLAAFVLFTFPFFLLIVNSFKSNGEILESPFALPQSVDLGRFADVVAKMNFLVTFKNTFVITSVSVFFILLFSAMTAHYLVRNPSRFANGFFALMVASMIIPFQSIMIPLVYIYGAKLHLIDTAPIPLLIALYIGFGSALSVFIYHGFVKSIPLELEEASFIDGCTPRQSFFKIVLPMLMPTSVTIAILNVLWIWNDYLLPSLVLVKEEVYTMPIKMKVFNGTYMNNWELLIPAILLTILPILIAYLFGQRFIIKGVMQGAIK; encoded by the coding sequence ATGCCCGTTCGGAAAATGTCCTCCGCCTCGCTGACGCTCCTGCCGCTGCTCGCGGCGTTCGTCTTGTTCACGTTCCCGTTCTTTCTCTTGATCGTGAACTCGTTCAAGTCGAACGGCGAAATTTTGGAAAGCCCGTTCGCCCTGCCGCAGTCGGTCGATCTCGGCCGCTTCGCAGACGTCGTCGCGAAGATGAACTTCCTGGTCACGTTCAAGAACACGTTCGTCATTACGTCGGTCAGCGTCTTCTTCATCTTGCTGTTCTCGGCGATGACGGCGCACTACCTCGTCCGCAACCCTTCGCGCTTCGCGAACGGCTTCTTCGCGCTCATGGTCGCTTCGATGATCATTCCGTTCCAATCGATCATGATTCCGCTCGTATATATTTACGGCGCGAAGCTGCACCTGATCGACACCGCGCCGATCCCGCTCTTGATCGCCTTGTATATCGGCTTCGGCAGCGCGCTCTCCGTGTTCATCTACCACGGCTTCGTGAAGTCGATCCCGTTGGAGCTAGAGGAGGCGTCGTTCATCGACGGCTGCACCCCGAGGCAGAGCTTCTTCAAGATCGTGCTGCCGATGCTCATGCCGACGTCCGTCACGATCGCCATTTTGAACGTCCTATGGATTTGGAACGATTACCTGCTGCCGTCGCTCGTGCTCGTGAAGGAAGAAGTGTACACGATGCCGATTAAGATGAAGGTATTTAACGGAACCTATATGAATAATTGGGAATTGTTGATTCCGGCGATCTTGCTGACGATCCTGCCGATATTGATCGCGTACCTGTTCGGCCAGCGCTTCATTATCAAAGGCGTCATGCAAGGAGCCATCAAGTAA
- a CDS encoding carbohydrate ABC transporter permease, whose translation MTGKSRIHRLANQAFFMGPTALFFATAILIPFAYGFYLTLTSITSPVSPVEFAGFANYAKAFQDKQFWDSMWLTLKYVGGTIAFVNAIGFALAFLVTSGMRGQNFFRTAFFTPNLIGGLMLGYIWQFIFVQSLPSVGEKLGIEALRLGWLGDEALAFWALVIVTIWKSAGYMMIIFIAGLIAVPRDVIEASTIDGAGPWRRLTRITLPLMVPAFVVTVFLTLKDAFMVYDLNYSLTEGGPYGSTKMVSMHVVQKAFVETNYGLGQSEAILLFVIVAVVTGLQVYFSKKWEVQA comes from the coding sequence ATGACAGGGAAGAGTAGAATCCACCGTCTCGCCAACCAAGCGTTCTTCATGGGACCGACCGCGCTGTTCTTCGCGACGGCGATTCTGATCCCGTTCGCGTACGGCTTCTATCTGACGTTAACGAGCATTACGTCGCCGGTCAGTCCGGTCGAGTTCGCCGGGTTCGCCAACTATGCGAAGGCGTTCCAGGATAAGCAGTTCTGGGATTCGATGTGGCTGACGCTCAAATACGTGGGCGGAACGATCGCGTTCGTCAACGCGATCGGCTTCGCGCTGGCGTTCCTCGTGACGTCCGGCATGCGGGGCCAGAACTTTTTCCGGACCGCCTTTTTCACCCCGAACCTGATCGGCGGCCTGATGCTCGGCTACATCTGGCAGTTCATCTTCGTACAGTCGCTGCCGTCCGTCGGCGAGAAGCTCGGCATCGAGGCGCTCCGGCTCGGCTGGCTGGGCGACGAAGCGCTGGCGTTCTGGGCGCTCGTCATCGTCACGATCTGGAAGTCGGCCGGCTATATGATGATCATCTTCATCGCGGGCCTCATCGCGGTGCCGCGCGACGTCATCGAGGCGTCCACGATCGACGGGGCCGGGCCGTGGCGCCGGCTGACGAGAATTACGCTGCCGCTCATGGTGCCCGCTTTCGTCGTTACGGTGTTCCTGACGCTGAAGGACGCGTTCATGGTGTACGACCTGAACTACTCGCTCACCGAAGGCGGCCCGTACGGCAGCACGAAGATGGTGTCGATGCACGTCGTACAGAAGGCGTTCGTCGAGACGAATTACGGCCTCGGGCAGTCGGAAGCGATACTGCTGTTCGTCATCGTCGCCGTCGTCACCGGCCTGCAGGTGTATTTCAGCAAGAAGTGGGAGGTGCAAGCCTAG
- a CDS encoding ABC transporter substrate-binding protein, translating to MKMFTARTKKHGLIVLSAFMAVALAACGGGATSGGDTTASEPAATEPAPAAEAKAHEKAAEPVNIIITNGKGEITSQWEQAAKDFMAANPDITVETRSAAVGDALNVFDMMTASGKTVTIAMFEPSAALNKYKDVYSDLSNEQWVSETDSALKNEQGQVVGFPFAIEGFGLVYNKQVVEKAAGGAFDPFSINTRDKLVELFDKLQASGVTYPVAYQTESWSVSNHYSTQFINQAADPTEVVKQLEAGTLDLASNATWNGYYDTMDLLASKKYNKYGERPLGSYYDDAHVAVGKGESAVLFNGNWAYDSLQAVAGDDFGFIPVPVDNDPANPLNGKIAAGATQVLVINKAAKPEEQEAAKKFLNWLVYDAAGQDFIVNKSQVISAFKNNPNKVTNPLGAAIGDAIANSRTMPFSTNYVLAEEWNTIIGPEVQKYIVGKNTREDLAKFIQNYYAK from the coding sequence ATGAAAATGTTCACGGCACGCACGAAGAAACACGGCCTCATCGTCTTATCCGCATTCATGGCGGTCGCGTTAGCGGCTTGCGGCGGAGGCGCGACATCGGGCGGCGACACGACGGCGAGCGAGCCGGCTGCCACCGAGCCCGCACCGGCGGCGGAGGCGAAAGCCCACGAGAAAGCGGCCGAGCCGGTCAACATCATCATCACGAACGGCAAGGGCGAAATTACGTCGCAATGGGAGCAAGCGGCGAAGGACTTCATGGCGGCGAACCCGGACATCACGGTCGAGACGCGTTCCGCGGCCGTCGGAGACGCGCTGAACGTCTTCGACATGATGACGGCGTCCGGCAAGACGGTCACGATCGCCATGTTCGAGCCGAGCGCGGCGCTCAACAAATACAAGGACGTCTACAGTGATCTGTCGAACGAGCAGTGGGTGTCCGAGACGGACAGCGCGCTGAAGAACGAACAAGGGCAAGTCGTCGGCTTCCCGTTCGCGATCGAAGGCTTCGGTCTCGTCTATAACAAGCAAGTCGTCGAAAAGGCGGCAGGCGGCGCGTTCGATCCGTTCTCCATCAATACGCGCGACAAGCTCGTCGAGCTGTTCGACAAGCTGCAGGCGTCGGGCGTAACGTACCCTGTCGCGTACCAGACGGAAAGCTGGTCGGTATCGAACCACTACAGCACGCAGTTCATCAACCAAGCGGCGGATCCGACGGAAGTCGTGAAGCAGCTCGAAGCCGGCACCCTCGATCTCGCAAGCAACGCGACGTGGAACGGCTACTACGACACGATGGACCTGCTCGCGTCGAAGAAGTACAACAAGTACGGCGAGCGTCCGCTCGGCAGCTACTACGACGACGCGCACGTCGCCGTGGGCAAAGGCGAGTCCGCGGTATTGTTCAACGGCAACTGGGCGTACGATTCGCTGCAGGCGGTCGCGGGCGACGACTTCGGCTTCATCCCGGTGCCGGTCGACAACGATCCGGCGAACCCGCTGAACGGCAAAATCGCGGCGGGCGCGACGCAGGTCCTCGTCATCAACAAAGCGGCGAAGCCGGAAGAGCAAGAAGCGGCGAAGAAGTTCCTGAACTGGCTCGTGTATGACGCGGCCGGTCAAGATTTCATCGTCAACAAGTCGCAAGTGATCTCCGCGTTCAAGAACAACCCGAACAAGGTGACGAACCCGCTCGGCGCCGCGATCGGCGACGCCATCGCGAACAGCAGAACGATGCCGTTCAGCACGAACTACGTACTGGCCGAAGAGTGGAACACGATTATCGGTCCGGAAGTGCAGAAGTACATCGTCGGCAAGAACACGCGCGAAGACTTGGCGAAATTCATCCAGAACTACTACGCGAAATAA